Genomic DNA from Budorcas taxicolor isolate Tak-1 chromosome 5, Takin1.1, whole genome shotgun sequence:
caatatatatggCTTTCCATTCCACAACCATAAACTAACTGATAAACTGTGCAAACAAGTAGAGAATGGTCCCTCATAGAGAATGATTCATTCCAAATGAGTATGgaatatgtgaaatttaaaaggaaatggtACATTTATTTCTACTGACATGAAAATCTCTTTAACCTGTGGTTGATTGAGGAAAACCACTTGATTGGATGAGTGTTCAAtagaataataattataaaaaaaatactaagctgagaacagaaaaaaatgcatataaaacCAGTGATGCACCTCAAGCAGATAATATTTATGGCTGGCTATCAGTCAACTGCCTTGCATGGGGCAATGAAGGAGTCgttactcagtcactcagtcgtgtctgactctgcaacctcatggactatgacACCCCAAgcttttcttgtccttcactatttcctggagtttgctcaaacccatgtccgttaagttggtgatgccatccaatcatctcatcctctgttgtccccttctcctcctgcctgcaatctttcccagcatcagggtcttttccagtgagtcgactcttcgcatcaggtggccaaaggactggagcttcagcttcagcatcagttcttccattgaatattcagggttgatttccattaggattgactagtttcacCTCCTtgctgcccatgggactctcaagagtcttctccagcaccatgattcaaaagcataaattcttgtGTGCTtagcctgctttatggtccaactctcacatctatacatgacttttggcaaaaccgtagctttgactgtatggacctttgttggcaaagggatgtctctgctctttaaatacattgtctaggtgtgtcttagctttccttccagggtgcaagcatcttttaatttcgggGCTGCAGTCGCCATCCTCTGGAGAACTTTTTCTTAATTGTGTTTATTAAATATGTTAGAATTAGAAGTGTTCCCTTGAGACCTGgaaatttttttcagtgaaaaaggTTTGTTAAtatagccacacacacacacacacaaagagacagacagatggacagatagaAGGAGAAAGCATCCTGGACAGTGCAGGGAAGGGACCCCATGTCTGCAGCCTACAACCCACTCGCCCCCTCCCTTAGGGCCTGTAAGCCCCTTGGGGCAGGTTCCGCATTGTAGGGTTGAGCTTCTCCCAGGATGCATTCTGTTCTGGAGTAAAGCCCAGCGATGCAGCTGGCACAATCATGGTGGGGTGGGCCAGGTGCTGGAGCTGGCTGCTGTTCTGCCAAAAGTTTTACTTTCCTTTCAGTAAACCTTTTCAAAGGATTCATTTGAAACCACTCTTGCACACaaacaatttcaattttttatagACGAGAAGATAATTTCaatatacagtcattaaaagaaaaaaaatagaaacaatagagaGAAGTAAAAACATATATCACCACACTGGGGCAACAACCTACATCCAGACTTGACCATCATTGGGAGGTCCCTGCAATCTGGAGTCCCAGATGGGAAGGGTTTTGGGTGGTGCATACACCCTATGGGTGATAATCCAGATTGCAGCTTTGAGGGCTCCTGTTTATAATCCCAGGCCACAACCTGGTACTATAAGCAGTTTGTGTTCAAAAATGCAGCTCTGGGTTGTCTTTTTCGTTTTTAACTTTTACAATGCTATTTGTTTCACCTTTTGAGTCACAGGATTTCATTAGACCCCAGGGGGTTGGCCAGACCTCCAGGGGCTCAAGAATCCCAAGACCCACTCCCTTTCTTATTTAAAGTGCTGCCTGACTTGCTTTGCTTTCAGGCAGGCATGGAATCCAGGCAGTGTGCAAGCAGGTCAGAGGCCGGCTCTCCTTCTGAAGCCTGAACACGactttttctattttagtttCTCTAAAAGTTGCATTCCTTCCCTCAGGAGAAGAGCCTCAGGCTCCCCTTGCCAGGCCTGCAGACTCCTAACCGCTCTTTCTCCCCCGTTTCCTGCAGGATGAAGATGAAACGCTACAAGCTGTTTCTCCTGTTCTGTATGGCCGGCCTGTGTCTCATCTCCTTCCTGCACTTCTTTAAGACCCTGTCCTATGTCACCTTTCCCCGCGAACTGGCCTCTCTCAGCCCTAATCTGGTGTCCAGCTTCTTCTGGAACAATGCGCCGGTCACGCCCCAGGCCAGCCCGGAGCCGGGTAGCCCCGACCTGCTGCGGACCCCACTCTATTCCCACTCACCCCTGCTGCAGCCGCTGTCGCCGAGCAAGGCCACGGAGGAGCTCCACCGGATGGACTTCGTGCTGCCCGAGGACACCACCGAGTACTTCGTCCGCACCAAAGCCGGGGGCGTCTGCTTCAAGCCAGGTACCAAGATGCTGGAGAAGCCCCCATCGGGACGGCCAGAGGAGAAGATGGAGGCGGGCGACGGCGCGTCGTCGTCGGCGCGGGGCCCGGGCCGGCAGCTGCTGAGCGCCCGGGAGCGAGCGGGGAGCCGCGGCGCCGGCACGCGGCGCAAGTGGGTGGAGTGCGTGTGCCTCCCGGGCTGGCACGGGCCGAGCTGCGGCGTGCCCACCGTGGTGCAGTACTCCAACCTGCCCACCAAGGAGCGCCTGGTGCCCCGGGAGGTGCCGCGGCGGGTCATCAACGCCATCAACATCAACCACGAGTTCGACCTGCTGGACGTGCGCTTCCACGAGCTGGGCGACGTGGTGGACGCCTTCGTGGTGTGCGAGTCCAACTTCACCGCGTACGGGGAGCCGCGGCCGCTCAAGTTCCGCGAGATGCTGACCAACGGCACCTTCGAGTACATCCGGCACAAGGTGCTGTACGTCTTCCTGGACCACTTCCCGCTGGGCGGGCGGCAGGACGGCTGGATCGCCGACGACTACCTGCGCACCTTCCTGACGCAGGACGGCGTGTCGCGGCTGCGCAACCTGCGGCCGGACGACGTCTTCATCATCGACGACGCCGACGAGATCCCCGCGCGCGACGGCGTGCTCTTCCTCAAGCTCTACGACGGCTGGACGGAGCCCTTCGCCTTCCACATGCGCAAGTCGCTGTACGGCTTCTTCTGGAAGCAGCCGGGCAGCCTGGAGGTGGTGTCGGGCTGCACGGTGGACATGCTGCAGACGGTGTACGGGCTGGACGGCATCCGCCTGCGCCGCCGGCAGTACTACACCATGCCCAACTTCCGCCAGTATGAGAACCGCACGGGCCACATCCTGGTGCAGTGGTCGCTGGGGAGCCCCCTGCACTTCGCCGGCTGGCATTGCTCCTGGTGCTTCACGCCCGAGGGCATCTACTTCAAGCTGGTGTCGGCCCAGAACGGCGACTTCCCCCGCTGGGGCGACTATGAGGACAAGCGGGACCTCAACTACATCCGCAGCCTGATCCGCACGGGGGGCTGGTTCGACGGCACGCAGCAGGAGTACCCGCCGGCGGACCCCAGCGAGCACATGTACGCCCCCAAGTACCTGCTGAAGAACTACGACCAGTTCCGCTACCTGCTGGACAACCCGTACCAGGAGCCGAAGAGCACAGCGGCCGGTGGGCGGCGGAACAAGGGTCCGGAGGGAAGGCCACCCGCCAGGGGCAAATTGGATGTGGTTGAAGGCTAAGGCTGCATGATCTTACAGGGCCAGGGgcagggtaggggtggggtggggtgttggCCCCTGCCCCTCCTGTTGTTACCTTTCTGCCTCCTTCCACCCTCTGGGTGGTTCGTCAGAGGACCAGGAGTGGAAGGTGGGGGAGTCTTTCCTACTCAAGCCCCTGTGAATCCAGGGTCAGGCCTGTGAGCTCAGAAAACACCCTTACCCCCCAGGGTAGGAGAGCAGGTGCCACCGCCCCTAGGAGTGCTGCGGCTGGGAGGTGCCTGCAGAGAGTGCAGGAGGGTTACTGGGGAGCAGGGGTGGGCGGGGGAGGGAGCCTGCAGGAACCCTGGGGCAGCAAGAGGGGTGCTGCGGTCCCCTCCAGGGAGAAGCAGCCCACCATGTGGCCTCCTGGGGCTTTGGACCCACGGTAGGAAGGGAGAGATGCCAGGAGTTCCCAGGGCTCTGTAAATAGTCGCATTCGGGCCCTGGAAGAAGCAGGGACACCAGGGTGGGAGGGAATGAAAAACGGCAGCTGGAAAGAAGCTCCAATGGATGCTTTGTAGTGGCCTCAGGAGTGCCGGGCCAGAGGGAGTGGGGACCTCCACTCTCGTCTCACAGGACATACAGCACAGATGGCCCTGTGCCCTCAGCCCCTCTGGAGATGACGCAGGTGTGGGGAAGCCTGGGGAGTCTTCTTTTAGGTTCCCAAGCTGGCCTTGACCTTTCTTCTTACTTTTTATATCGCTGTCTTGTGGGCTGCCCACCCAGTCCTTGCAAGTTCCAAGAGTCCAGTTCTCAGGCTGGGATGGGACTGTCAGCTAGCCTAGTAGGTGAGATGTGGGCAGCCTCCTCCCCCATCACCCCTTCCCACTAgaacccacagcctcagctctccACTGTCTCAGGTGGAGGCACCCTTGTGCCCCTTTGGGGGCTGGCTtggggccaggaaggggccacaaGGCTGCTCTGGGCCCACGAGGGACATTAAGGCCAGTTGTTTGTCATCTCATTCCTTAGTTGCCTCGGGGGAGGGGGGTG
This window encodes:
- the MGAT3 gene encoding beta-1,4-mannosyl-glycoprotein 4-beta-N-acetylglucosaminyltransferase produces the protein MSDKWGDPFPKLWQGLHGMLHLRVQVCPAPKKHRGNGRRLHGYFDLCNRDADTGWQAMSTSWMKMKRYKLFLLFCMAGLCLISFLHFFKTLSYVTFPRELASLSPNLVSSFFWNNAPVTPQASPEPGSPDLLRTPLYSHSPLLQPLSPSKATEELHRMDFVLPEDTTEYFVRTKAGGVCFKPGTKMLEKPPSGRPEEKMEAGDGASSSARGPGRQLLSARERAGSRGAGTRRKWVECVCLPGWHGPSCGVPTVVQYSNLPTKERLVPREVPRRVINAININHEFDLLDVRFHELGDVVDAFVVCESNFTAYGEPRPLKFREMLTNGTFEYIRHKVLYVFLDHFPLGGRQDGWIADDYLRTFLTQDGVSRLRNLRPDDVFIIDDADEIPARDGVLFLKLYDGWTEPFAFHMRKSLYGFFWKQPGSLEVVSGCTVDMLQTVYGLDGIRLRRRQYYTMPNFRQYENRTGHILVQWSLGSPLHFAGWHCSWCFTPEGIYFKLVSAQNGDFPRWGDYEDKRDLNYIRSLIRTGGWFDGTQQEYPPADPSEHMYAPKYLLKNYDQFRYLLDNPYQEPKSTAAGGRRNKGPEGRPPARGKLDVVEG